In the Maribacter sp. MJ134 genome, one interval contains:
- a CDS encoding DUF1501 domain-containing protein produces the protein MKRRDFIQQSSLATSLLMVPNFIKAFEGSILNERSFKKLVIVQLSGGNDGLNTIVPYTNDVYYKSRPKIAIKASEVRPINNTLGFHPGLLPMQRLYDKGYLSIINNVGYPNPSRSHFRATDIWHTASDSNDYLTSGWIGRFIEQNGKKPFSAIEIDDSLSLMLKGREINGIATKNPKLLHNNMNTPYFNKVLKQQTDRHLSEHNLGYLYKTMIETKSSAKYIYETSKTARAKIEYPQNPFGKQLKTTAEFINSGLETKVYYVSMGGFDTHANQINSQARLLDVYSKAMEVFVKDIDEQGNLEDTLILTFSEFGRRVEQNAANGTDHGAANNVFVIGKNLKKPGLYNEAPNLDDLDTNKDLKYSIDFRSVYATILSKWLKVDTKEILNYKGEILDFI, from the coding sequence ATGAAAAGAAGAGATTTTATACAGCAAAGCAGTTTGGCCACTAGTCTTTTAATGGTGCCTAACTTTATTAAGGCTTTTGAGGGTTCTATTCTTAATGAACGTAGTTTTAAAAAATTGGTAATTGTTCAGCTTTCCGGTGGTAACGATGGTTTGAACACCATCGTGCCATACACGAATGATGTATATTATAAGAGCAGGCCTAAAATTGCTATTAAGGCATCTGAGGTCCGCCCAATAAACAATACTTTGGGGTTTCATCCAGGTCTTCTACCAATGCAGCGACTATATGATAAGGGTTATCTTTCCATTATTAACAATGTTGGCTACCCTAACCCCAGTCGTTCCCATTTTAGGGCAACGGATATTTGGCATACGGCCAGTGATAGTAATGATTATTTGACATCGGGATGGATTGGACGCTTCATAGAGCAAAACGGGAAAAAACCATTTTCTGCAATTGAAATAGACGATAGCCTCTCCCTAATGCTCAAAGGAAGGGAAATAAACGGAATAGCTACTAAAAATCCAAAGTTGCTCCATAACAATATGAATACACCCTACTTTAATAAAGTGCTAAAACAGCAGACGGATAGACATCTAAGTGAGCACAATTTGGGTTATTTGTACAAGACGATGATTGAAACAAAATCATCTGCCAAGTACATCTATGAAACTTCTAAAACTGCCAGAGCCAAAATAGAATATCCTCAAAATCCATTTGGGAAACAATTGAAAACCACGGCCGAGTTCATTAATTCTGGATTAGAGACAAAGGTTTATTATGTGTCCATGGGAGGTTTTGATACACATGCCAATCAAATTAACTCCCAAGCCAGATTACTGGATGTTTACAGCAAGGCTATGGAAGTCTTCGTAAAAGATATTGATGAACAAGGGAATCTAGAGGATACCTTGATATTAACTTTTTCGGAATTTGGAAGACGCGTAGAACAGAATGCCGCCAACGGAACGGATCATGGCGCGGCAAATAATGTATTTGTTATTGGGAAAAACCTGAAAAAACCCGGATTATATAACGAAGCTCCTAATTTGGACGATTTGGATACGAATAAGGATCTTAAATATTCTATTGATTTTCGCTCAGTTTACGCCACAATACTCTCAAAGTGGTTGAAGGTAGACACCAAAGAAATTTTAAATTATAAAGGCGAAATCTTAGATTTCATTTAG
- a CDS encoding SusC/RagA family TonB-linked outer membrane protein, whose amino-acid sequence MEKIKLKSNKLKSRVCTLLFTLGCLTAWSQQTVTGTVSDEDGPLPGASVVVKGTTTGVSTDFDGNFTIEANTDDTLMFSYIGYAGQEIRVGNQSTINVILAADNKLDEVVVIGYGTSTKKDLTGSVSSVSSEEITQIPASRVDQVLQGRAAGVQVTQASGAPGAGTTIRVRGGNSITGSNEPLFVIDGIVVGTNFNLNNINPSDIQSLEILKDASSIAIYGSRGANGVVLVTTKSGRGTGTGKPEVSVNLFTSMQMLPELPDILTREEQIAFTNEHNTFRGVAIPFPDDPSTYPDNDWVDLTTGPAPIYNADVSISGSSENVNYYNSINYFNQEGIVNSTGIEKFIFRSNLDINLSDKLKAGFRINYSRLKNNNGLTSFGGNLFGTLRTQPAFNEDGTFNGFNDVVGSPFNNPLANFELNTNETFTNNLLGTAYLEYKPAPGWIIRSTFSPEFNNVKRNRFNSSQLPGNLAVGITDGGNASVRTVASVGWNNENTIQYNTQLGENHSLTVLGGASFQKVETEITEAEAAGITSDATGFNNLGNSDPIRSVVTSDYNGFQIASFFGRINYDYKDKYLLTLVGRTDGSSVFAPGNKYNFYPSVAAAWNINEEEFMQNQSLFSNLKLRASWGKSGNQAIGPYRTLGVLTEANTTLNGAEVPGLTLGRPSNPNLQWETTTSLDIALEASLFGGRIFTEFNYYQKETNDLLLDVTIPRQTGFTSQLQNVGALENRGWELLINSTNISNDNFNWNSTVTLARNKNEILDLGGQDFIDLVVDPIIGSGNTRLIVGESVPVFTGVNYLGTWKSQEEIDASGLTSQVVGGSRFEDLNGDGIISTEDNVVLGSPFPDLIFGFENSFSYKNVDFSFFFQGTTGNEVFNLRMRNHYFNRAETVKFGDLRDRWTPDNPTSNIPRAGSDSVTNTPINSEYVEDGSHIRLKAVRLAYNFPTDKMGLDGVKNATIYLNGSNLLLFSKTRLIEPEANNFNEGNNQFGNIALGFLDANYPNPRIITLGLNVTF is encoded by the coding sequence ATGGAAAAAATTAAACTAAAATCAAACAAACTAAAATCTAGGGTATGTACTTTACTATTTACCCTTGGATGCTTAACGGCCTGGTCACAACAGACGGTGACTGGCACAGTATCCGATGAAGATGGCCCATTGCCGGGAGCATCTGTGGTCGTAAAAGGAACCACTACTGGCGTCAGCACAGATTTTGATGGTAATTTCACTATTGAAGCGAACACCGATGATACGCTCATGTTCTCTTATATAGGGTATGCCGGTCAAGAAATTCGGGTAGGAAACCAAAGTACAATCAACGTAATTCTAGCGGCAGACAACAAACTCGATGAAGTTGTAGTAATTGGTTATGGTACCTCAACTAAAAAAGACCTTACAGGATCTGTATCATCCGTAAGTTCCGAAGAAATCACACAGATACCCGCTTCAAGGGTTGACCAAGTTTTACAAGGTAGGGCCGCAGGGGTTCAGGTTACCCAAGCAAGTGGTGCGCCCGGTGCGGGGACGACTATACGTGTAAGGGGTGGTAACTCTATTACCGGTAGTAACGAACCTCTTTTCGTTATTGATGGGATTGTAGTTGGGACCAATTTTAACTTGAACAATATCAACCCCAGCGATATTCAGTCCCTTGAAATTTTAAAGGATGCCTCTTCTATTGCCATATATGGTTCTAGAGGTGCAAATGGGGTGGTTTTGGTTACGACCAAAAGTGGTCGTGGTACAGGAACCGGTAAACCTGAAGTGAGTGTTAATTTATTCACCAGTATGCAAATGTTGCCTGAACTTCCAGATATATTAACTCGCGAGGAACAAATTGCTTTTACTAATGAACATAATACTTTTAGAGGCGTGGCGATACCATTTCCAGATGATCCATCTACCTACCCTGATAATGATTGGGTTGATTTAACGACGGGCCCCGCTCCAATTTATAATGCGGACGTATCCATTTCAGGATCATCAGAAAATGTGAACTATTACAACTCTATCAATTACTTTAATCAAGAAGGTATTGTAAATAGTACGGGTATCGAAAAATTTATTTTCAGATCCAATTTAGATATTAATCTAAGTGATAAATTAAAAGCAGGTTTCCGTATCAATTATTCAAGACTAAAAAATAATAATGGCCTTACCTCCTTTGGCGGGAATTTGTTCGGAACTTTACGTACACAACCGGCATTTAATGAGGACGGCACTTTTAATGGGTTTAATGATGTCGTTGGTTCTCCATTCAACAACCCGCTTGCAAATTTTGAATTGAATACCAATGAAACCTTTACCAATAACTTATTGGGCACGGCGTATTTAGAATACAAACCAGCACCCGGTTGGATCATTCGTTCAACGTTCAGTCCAGAATTCAATAATGTTAAACGAAACAGATTCAATTCTAGCCAATTACCGGGCAACCTTGCCGTAGGTATAACAGATGGCGGCAATGCAAGCGTTAGAACTGTAGCTAGTGTGGGTTGGAACAATGAAAACACCATACAGTACAATACCCAATTGGGAGAAAATCACAGCTTAACCGTTCTTGGAGGTGCTTCTTTCCAAAAAGTAGAAACAGAGATTACAGAGGCGGAAGCGGCAGGTATCACCAGTGATGCCACAGGCTTTAATAACTTAGGTAATTCAGACCCAATAAGATCGGTCGTAACTAGTGATTATAACGGATTTCAAATTGCCTCTTTTTTTGGAAGGATAAACTATGACTACAAAGACAAATACCTGCTGACCTTAGTAGGAAGAACAGATGGTAGTTCTGTTTTTGCCCCAGGTAACAAGTATAATTTTTATCCCTCTGTGGCAGCGGCCTGGAACATCAATGAAGAGGAGTTCATGCAGAATCAGAGCTTATTCAGTAATTTAAAATTAAGGGCTAGTTGGGGTAAATCTGGTAACCAAGCAATAGGACCATATAGAACATTGGGTGTTCTAACCGAAGCGAACACGACACTTAACGGTGCCGAGGTACCAGGTTTAACCTTGGGTAGGCCTTCCAACCCTAATCTACAATGGGAAACCACCACTTCATTGGATATCGCTTTGGAAGCATCACTATTTGGCGGTAGGATATTTACCGAATTCAACTACTACCAAAAGGAGACCAACGACCTACTATTGGATGTGACCATACCAAGACAAACCGGTTTTACAAGCCAATTGCAAAATGTTGGCGCACTTGAAAATAGAGGATGGGAATTGTTGATTAATTCAACCAATATATCCAACGATAACTTCAATTGGAATAGCACCGTAACCTTGGCTAGAAATAAGAATGAAATTTTAGATCTTGGGGGCCAAGATTTTATTGATCTTGTCGTGGATCCTATTATAGGTTCGGGTAATACGCGATTAATTGTTGGTGAATCGGTTCCTGTTTTCACGGGAGTAAATTATTTAGGTACTTGGAAAAGTCAAGAGGAAATTGATGCCTCAGGTTTAACATCACAAGTTGTCGGTGGGTCAAGATTCGAAGATTTGAATGGCGATGGTATTATATCGACAGAAGACAATGTGGTTTTGGGAAGTCCTTTCCCGGATTTAATTTTCGGTTTCGAAAACTCATTTTCATATAAGAATGTTGATTTTTCCTTTTTCTTTCAAGGTACCACAGGCAATGAGGTATTTAACTTAAGAATGCGAAATCACTATTTTAATCGTGCCGAAACAGTAAAATTTGGAGATTTACGGGATCGTTGGACGCCGGATAACCCTACCTCAAATATTCCTAGGGCAGGAAGTGATTCTGTAACCAATACGCCTATTAATTCGGAGTATGTAGAAGATGGTTCGCACATTCGTCTTAAAGCGGTACGTTTGGCCTATAATTTCCCTACCGATAAAATGGGCTTGGATGGAGTGAAAAATGCAACTATATACTTAAACGGTAGCAACTTATTATTGTTCTCCAAAACTCGTTTGATCGAACCTGAAGCCAATAATTTTAACGAAGGTAATAACCAATTTGGCAATATAGCACTTGGATTTTTAGATGCGAATTATCCTAATCCTCGGATTATTACACTTGGTCTTAATGTAACTTTCTAA
- a CDS encoding sulfatase-like hydrolase/transferase — protein sequence MKTLFKSTFIAFTLLFCFSCKQTRPERSEEPNTEKPPNIVFILSDDQAWTDYGFMGHEHIQTPNLDKLANESLTFTRGYVPTSLCAPSLASIITGVYPRKHGVLGNDRVLPDNVRDKGGENDWRKTWRPKNYATVIDNFDKLKTTLPKLLKEKGYLSFQTGKWWLGNYKNGGFDSGMTHGDPERGGRHGDYGLEIGREGMDTLYSYIDVAMEKEKPFFMWYAPFLPHSPHNPPDSLLQKYLPKAPTEYVAKYWAMCEWFDITCGQLMDYIEDKGETENTLFVYVCDNGWVQNETNATYNKISKRSPYDYGLRTPIMYKWKGKITPVMDTLSLTSSLDMVPTVLSLLDMELPEELDGINILDKNARTERDALFGEIYAHDFNTIDESLFYRMAMTHPFKLILPDETNKPNEKAQLFNIYEDPYEQNDISEEYPEIVETLRQKIEASWVK from the coding sequence ATGAAAACACTTTTCAAATCGACCTTTATAGCATTTACACTACTCTTCTGTTTCTCCTGCAAGCAAACAAGGCCCGAACGCTCAGAGGAACCGAACACAGAGAAACCACCGAACATTGTTTTTATCTTATCGGACGATCAAGCATGGACCGATTATGGTTTTATGGGGCATGAACATATTCAGACCCCAAATCTAGATAAGCTAGCTAACGAAAGTTTAACTTTTACAAGAGGATATGTCCCCACCTCCTTATGTGCTCCATCCCTAGCCTCTATAATAACTGGGGTATATCCAAGAAAACATGGCGTATTGGGTAATGATAGGGTGCTACCAGATAACGTAAGAGATAAGGGTGGGGAAAATGATTGGCGAAAAACGTGGAGGCCAAAAAATTACGCTACTGTCATTGACAATTTCGACAAGCTAAAAACAACACTTCCCAAATTATTAAAGGAAAAAGGATATCTATCGTTCCAGACCGGTAAATGGTGGTTGGGTAATTACAAAAATGGAGGTTTTGACTCTGGTATGACCCACGGTGATCCGGAACGTGGCGGTAGGCATGGCGATTATGGATTAGAAATCGGTCGCGAGGGAATGGATACCCTATACAGCTACATAGACGTGGCCATGGAAAAAGAGAAGCCCTTCTTCATGTGGTACGCGCCATTTTTACCGCATTCACCCCATAATCCACCAGATAGTCTTTTACAAAAATACCTACCTAAGGCACCTACCGAATATGTTGCAAAATACTGGGCCATGTGCGAATGGTTTGATATCACTTGCGGCCAATTGATGGATTATATAGAGGATAAAGGCGAAACAGAAAATACCCTGTTTGTTTATGTCTGTGATAATGGTTGGGTACAAAACGAAACGAATGCTACCTACAACAAAATATCCAAGCGATCTCCTTACGATTATGGTCTTAGAACACCAATAATGTACAAGTGGAAAGGAAAAATCACACCGGTTATGGATACCCTTTCCCTTACCAGTAGCTTGGATATGGTGCCAACCGTATTGAGTTTATTGGATATGGAGTTACCCGAGGAATTGGACGGCATCAATATTTTGGATAAAAATGCACGAACAGAAAGGGATGCCCTTTTCGGAGAAATATATGCCCACGATTTTAATACCATAGACGAAAGCCTGTTTTACAGAATGGCGATGACCCATCCGTTCAAACTGATTCTGCCGGATGAAACCAATAAACCCAACGAAAAGGCTCAACTGTTCAACATCTATGAGGATCCTTACGAACAAAACGATATTTCCGAAGAGTACCCCGAAATCGTAGAGACACTAAGACAAAAAATAGAGGCCTCTTGGGTAAAATAA
- a CDS encoding DUF1800 family protein — protein MKTKHLQHVYSRIGFGALPSDIKLFSNFDRRKVVARIMEQSEKIVPLEMDLSDLEALTSEKNRVAMDKKKRMELQKISRKKIEAYNQLWIERLAETDQLLREKMTLFWANVFVCRDNNIFHVQRYNNTLRRHSLGDFRTFVKAIAREAAMSKYLNNRQNLKERPNENFARELMELFTLGEGNYTEKDIKEAARAFTGWSFKPNGDFYLRQKKHDYGVKTFMGKTGNFEGEDIIDIILEQKQCARFICSKIYRYFIHPEINETRLNELTDFFYKDYDVASLMNYILMTDWFYAEANIGAKIKSPIELLVGILRIVPLNFEKRKQLLYLQKVMGQILFNPPNVAGWLQDKNWIDSNTLLFRMKLPSVLLNNAVIQVNQKGEFEDSFDAYYAKTKKTNRYIKITRNWAIFNREFLLLSDKELREILILSPIEKDTKAFLDSLAVVGKKEYLVQLMSLPEYQLC, from the coding sequence ATGAAAACAAAGCATTTACAGCATGTTTACAGTAGAATTGGTTTTGGCGCGTTGCCCAGTGATATTAAACTGTTTTCGAATTTCGATAGGAGAAAAGTAGTGGCCAGAATAATGGAACAGTCCGAAAAAATAGTGCCCCTTGAAATGGATTTATCCGATTTGGAAGCACTTACTTCTGAAAAAAACAGGGTTGCAATGGACAAAAAGAAGCGGATGGAGCTTCAAAAGATCAGTCGCAAGAAGATCGAAGCTTACAATCAGTTATGGATTGAAAGACTCGCAGAGACCGATCAACTTTTGAGAGAAAAAATGACGCTTTTTTGGGCCAATGTTTTCGTATGTAGGGACAATAATATTTTTCACGTACAACGGTATAATAACACCCTGAGAAGACACTCACTAGGAGATTTCAGAACTTTTGTAAAGGCAATAGCCAGGGAGGCAGCTATGAGTAAATATCTTAATAACCGACAGAATCTAAAGGAGAGACCAAACGAAAACTTTGCTCGTGAATTAATGGAACTTTTTACTCTAGGCGAAGGTAACTATACGGAAAAGGACATTAAGGAAGCGGCGCGCGCTTTTACGGGGTGGTCGTTTAAACCCAATGGCGACTTTTATCTGCGTCAAAAGAAACATGACTACGGTGTTAAGACATTTATGGGCAAAACGGGAAATTTTGAAGGAGAGGACATCATAGATATTATATTGGAGCAAAAACAATGTGCCCGCTTTATCTGCAGTAAAATTTATAGGTATTTCATTCATCCGGAAATAAATGAAACAAGGCTTAACGAACTAACGGACTTCTTTTATAAGGACTACGATGTGGCGTCGCTTATGAACTATATATTAATGACCGATTGGTTTTACGCAGAAGCAAATATTGGTGCTAAAATAAAATCTCCCATAGAGCTTTTAGTAGGCATCTTAAGAATAGTGCCATTGAATTTTGAGAAAAGGAAGCAACTATTATATCTGCAAAAAGTAATGGGTCAAATACTATTCAATCCACCCAATGTGGCTGGTTGGCTTCAAGACAAGAACTGGATAGATAGTAATACCTTGTTGTTCAGAATGAAACTTCCGTCCGTTCTTTTGAACAATGCCGTGATTCAAGTGAATCAAAAAGGAGAATTCGAAGATTCATTTGATGCCTATTATGCGAAAACAAAAAAGACGAATCGATACATAAAGATTACTAGGAACTGGGCTATTTTTAACCGTGAATTCTTGTTGCTATCCGATAAAGAATTACGTGAAATTTTAATTTTGAGTCCCATAGAAAAGGACACTAAAGCGTTTTTGGATTCTTTGGCGGTAGTGGGTAAAAAAGAGTACCTAGTGCAGCTAATGTCATTGCCAGAATATCAACTATGTTAA
- a CDS encoding 3-deoxy-D-manno-octulosonic acid transferase: MLSIYNIVVSITWQLLKLLALVNTKLSLFVKGRKQTFATLKKHINETDKTIWLHAASLGEYEQGLPILERLRLEYPDHKLVLTFFSPSGYEIKKNTKAADVVTYLPMDTQKKVVQFLDTVHPELAVFVKYEIWPNYLAELGKRKIPAVLISGLFRKSQIFFKAHGGFMRKSLGNFSHFYVQDSVSKELLKSIKLTNTDISGDTRFDRVSEILERDNNLGFMNSFSKNYTCFAAGSTWPEDEEVLVDFMNTSPSTTKFVIAPHNIKRNHISNLKASITKSTVLFSEIEHIDLKTTQVLIIDTIGLLTKIYSYADIAYVGGGFVTGLHNTLEPAVFGVPVIIGPNYNGFLEAEKLVELGGVLPVSNKREFCSIAEMLITSEDKSAELGQINSTYIEKNKGASVRIMDGIRTLLK; this comes from the coding sequence TTGCTTTCAATTTATAATATTGTCGTCTCCATCACCTGGCAGCTGCTAAAACTACTAGCGCTGGTTAACACAAAACTCTCGCTTTTTGTAAAAGGAAGGAAACAAACCTTTGCAACACTAAAAAAGCATATTAATGAGACGGACAAAACTATTTGGCTACATGCGGCATCTTTGGGTGAGTATGAACAAGGATTACCTATTCTAGAACGGTTACGATTGGAATATCCCGACCATAAATTAGTGTTGACCTTCTTCTCCCCCTCCGGTTATGAAATCAAGAAAAATACAAAAGCGGCAGATGTGGTAACCTATTTGCCAATGGACACCCAGAAGAAAGTCGTTCAGTTTTTAGACACCGTACATCCTGAACTTGCTGTTTTTGTTAAGTATGAAATATGGCCCAACTACCTTGCTGAATTGGGCAAAAGAAAAATACCCGCGGTACTTATTTCGGGGCTTTTCAGAAAATCACAAATCTTTTTCAAAGCTCATGGAGGTTTTATGCGAAAGAGTTTAGGTAATTTTTCCCATTTCTATGTACAGGATAGTGTATCCAAAGAACTACTGAAATCCATTAAGTTAACCAACACGGATATTAGCGGCGATACGAGGTTTGACAGGGTTTCCGAAATACTGGAACGCGATAACAATCTAGGGTTCATGAATAGTTTTTCTAAAAATTATACTTGTTTTGCAGCAGGAAGTACATGGCCGGAAGACGAAGAAGTACTAGTGGATTTCATGAATACCTCGCCCTCCACAACAAAGTTTGTCATTGCACCACATAATATCAAAAGGAATCATATATCAAACTTAAAAGCTTCCATTACCAAAAGTACAGTGCTATTTTCCGAAATTGAGCATATAGATTTAAAAACAACCCAGGTACTTATTATAGACACTATAGGGCTTTTGACCAAAATATATAGTTATGCGGATATTGCCTACGTGGGCGGCGGCTTCGTGACTGGCCTACATAACACCTTGGAACCCGCCGTGTTTGGTGTACCGGTTATCATAGGTCCTAATTACAACGGCTTTCTAGAAGCGGAAAAACTGGTAGAACTGGGAGGTGTTCTACCTGTTTCCAATAAGCGTGAGTTTTGTTCAATCGCTGAAATGCTTATTACAAGCGAGGATAAAAGCGCTGAATTGGGTCAAATAAACAGTACTTACATTGAAAAGAATAAAGGAGCGAGCGTCCGAATAATGGATGGTATACGTACTTTATTAAAGTAG
- a CDS encoding DegT/DnrJ/EryC1/StrS family aminotransferase — MKKIQMVDLGGQYQEIKEQVNASIAQILETSSFINGPEVHSFQKDLETYLGVKHVIPCANGTDALQIAMMGLGLAPGDEVITADFTFAATVEVIALLQLTPVLVDVDLDTFNISIDAIEKAITPKTKAIVPVHLFGQCSDMDAIMSLAKEHDLFVIEDNAQAIGAKYRSKTGEKAMAGTIGHVGATSFFPSKNLGAYGDGGAIFTNDDDLAHTLRGIVNHGMYERYHHDVVGVNSRLDSIQAAVLRAKLPKLNSYCNARRAAARKYNMAFAGRTNIIVPKTVNGCDGICDVCDCHVFHQYTLRITNGKRDALVAHLNEHGIPCGVYYPIPLHKQKAYVDERYQEEDFPHTNQLVKEVISLPMHTELDDEQLNYITSRVIEFVNG, encoded by the coding sequence ATGAAAAAAATTCAAATGGTAGACCTTGGTGGTCAATACCAGGAAATAAAAGAGCAGGTTAACGCCTCTATCGCCCAAATTTTGGAAACATCAAGCTTCATTAACGGGCCAGAGGTACACTCCTTCCAAAAAGATTTGGAAACTTATCTTGGCGTGAAACATGTTATCCCCTGCGCAAACGGAACGGATGCTTTGCAGATCGCTATGATGGGCCTAGGTCTGGCTCCGGGCGATGAGGTCATCACTGCGGATTTTACCTTTGCGGCTACCGTTGAGGTGATTGCCTTATTACAATTAACTCCGGTTTTGGTAGATGTAGATTTGGACACCTTCAATATTAGTATTGATGCCATAGAAAAGGCCATTACCCCAAAGACCAAGGCAATAGTACCAGTGCATTTGTTCGGACAATGTTCTGATATGGATGCCATTATGAGTTTAGCCAAAGAACATGATTTATTCGTAATTGAGGATAACGCACAGGCAATTGGCGCTAAATATCGTTCAAAAACAGGGGAAAAGGCTATGGCAGGTACTATAGGTCATGTTGGTGCAACATCATTCTTTCCCTCTAAAAATTTGGGTGCCTATGGTGATGGAGGTGCTATTTTTACGAATGATGACGATTTGGCACATACACTGCGGGGTATCGTAAATCACGGAATGTACGAGCGTTACCACCACGATGTGGTCGGAGTTAACTCTAGATTAGATTCTATACAAGCGGCGGTACTAAGGGCTAAGCTCCCAAAGTTGAATAGTTATTGCAACGCCAGACGAGCTGCTGCAAGGAAATATAATATGGCTTTTGCAGGTAGGACCAACATCATAGTACCTAAAACTGTTAATGGTTGTGATGGTATTTGTGATGTTTGTGATTGTCACGTTTTTCATCAGTATACCTTAAGAATTACGAATGGTAAGCGAGACGCTTTAGTGGCACATTTAAATGAGCACGGTATTCCATGCGGAGTGTATTACCCCATTCCCCTGCACAAACAAAAGGCTTACGTAGATGAGCGATATCAGGAGGAAGATTTCCCTCATACGAACCAATTGGTAAAGGAGGTTATTTCATTGCCTATGCATACGGAACTTGACGATGAGCAGTTAAACTATATTACGTCTAGGGTTATCGAATTTGTAAATGGCTAA
- a CDS encoding sulfatase yields the protein MKFKALLLLGCIAILSLGCKEHGQEKEKSAKRPPNILFIAVDDLNTMLGSFDGPARTPNIDRLAAMGVSFTDAHCQAPLCGPSRASVMTGLRPSTTGIYGMIPDDKIRSENPATKDIIMLPEYFKQHGYHTMGIGKLFHIHSPEDMFDDSGGRVKGFGPLPKERFVWDGFGTSDRKKYGKTSTDWGAFPENDSLMPDHKSVNWAMERLNRKQDKPFFMGVGFLRVHVPLYVPQKWFDLYPLDSIKTMPYRPDDLDDVPVVAKMINDLPMMPSTDWAIESGEWPKIIQAYLACISFVDYEIGRLLDTLEKSEYADNTIIVLWSDHGYRLGEKSTFAKHALWNVATKVPLIFAAPQLPKGKKIDRPAELLSVYPTLLELADLPAYDRNEGKSLVPTMLGNDEKPSFAITTFGMNNHTIKSERYRYIRYEDGKEELYDHKNDPNEHTNLAGQQQYNQEIDRLKSLLPKGNAIWDQNSSYTFQPYFVEQKARVNGLSKETRKPTEADK from the coding sequence ATGAAATTTAAAGCACTTCTTTTGTTAGGATGTATTGCCATTCTTTCTTTGGGCTGCAAAGAACATGGCCAGGAAAAAGAGAAATCTGCAAAACGCCCCCCAAATATCCTTTTCATTGCCGTAGACGACCTGAACACCATGTTGGGAAGTTTCGATGGACCGGCAAGAACACCAAACATAGATCGGTTAGCTGCGATGGGAGTCTCCTTTACGGATGCACATTGCCAAGCCCCATTATGTGGTCCGTCAAGAGCATCTGTGATGACCGGTTTACGACCATCTACCACAGGGATATACGGCATGATACCCGATGATAAAATACGTTCGGAAAATCCAGCAACCAAGGACATTATTATGCTGCCGGAATACTTTAAACAGCATGGTTACCATACTATGGGAATCGGGAAATTATTCCACATCCATTCCCCAGAAGATATGTTCGATGACTCTGGAGGACGTGTTAAAGGGTTTGGTCCCCTACCTAAAGAGCGCTTTGTTTGGGATGGTTTTGGAACATCGGACAGAAAAAAATATGGTAAAACAAGCACCGACTGGGGCGCTTTCCCAGAGAACGATTCGCTAATGCCCGACCATAAATCTGTTAATTGGGCCATGGAACGTTTAAACCGAAAACAGGATAAACCTTTTTTTATGGGCGTTGGTTTTTTACGCGTTCATGTACCGCTATATGTACCTCAAAAGTGGTTTGACCTTTATCCTTTGGATAGTATTAAAACTATGCCATATAGACCTGACGATTTAGATGATGTTCCTGTCGTAGCAAAAATGATAAACGACTTACCAATGATGCCCTCAACGGATTGGGCCATTGAAAGTGGCGAATGGCCAAAAATCATTCAAGCGTATCTTGCATGCATTAGTTTTGTAGATTATGAAATTGGGCGTCTCTTAGATACTTTAGAAAAGAGCGAATATGCAGATAATACCATAATCGTATTGTGGTCAGACCATGGTTATCGTTTAGGCGAAAAAAGCACTTTTGCCAAGCATGCACTTTGGAATGTAGCCACAAAGGTCCCACTCATATTCGCCGCTCCTCAACTACCAAAGGGCAAAAAAATTGACCGTCCAGCTGAATTGCTTTCCGTATATCCAACGCTCTTGGAATTGGCCGATCTACCTGCTTATGATCGTAACGAAGGTAAAAGTTTAGTCCCTACCATGTTAGGAAATGACGAGAAACCCTCATTTGCTATTACAACTTTTGGAATGAACAATCATACTATAAAATCGGAACGCTATAGATACATACGTTATGAGGACGGTAAAGAGGAATTGTATGATCATAAAAATGATCCTAATGAACATACCAATCTGGCAGGACAACAGCAATACAATCAGGAAATTGATAGGTTAAAATCGCTGTTACCTAAAGGGAACGCTATTTGGGACCAAAATTCCTCTTACACCTTTCAACCTTACTTTGTTGAACAGAAAGCTCGCGTTAACGGTCTAAGCAAAGAGACTAGGAAACCTACAGAGGCAGATAAATGA